From the genome of Hymenobacter cellulosilyticus, one region includes:
- a CDS encoding alpha/beta hydrolase-fold protein, with the protein MFFQVRPGPKTDRGQRPAHPVPHSEGAAYLYGVCAQSAQDSLVGRQRYPVLYVLDGETQFQSTATMLEQLSGQRVLPEAIIVAVHNTDRIRDLTPTHIESGLYMDRRGAATSGGGEAFTRFLQQELIPRIDSTYATAPYRMLIGTSLGGLFVVNTLLHHPDLFQSYVAIDPSLWWDDTKLVREAGSLLAQPKFAGKTLYLPVATAFKEVGDTVAAGTRNTVERRAFLAVPDFIAELKKHPASGLRWSAKYYRTEGHNSVPLPGTYDGLRHAFSAHNRLSIDNVALLEPAVSKLSPRAIQDSLVAVCQVVSRQLGYTVRPPEALVNRLGYTYLGRKDLAAARAFFQLNQQNYPDSFNVYDALGDYYSALGDKKSAAREFSKALTIYKYPDTRQKLQALQTKAVGKAGR; encoded by the coding sequence GTGTTTTTTCAAGTCAGGCCCGGGCCCAAAACCGACCGGGGCCAGCGTCCGGCACATCCAGTCCCGCATTCTGAAGGAGCAGCGTACCTATACGGTGTATGTGCCCAGAGCGCGCAGGATTCCCTGGTAGGCCGGCAGCGCTACCCGGTGCTCTACGTGCTGGATGGGGAAACCCAGTTTCAGAGCACGGCCACCATGTTGGAGCAGCTCAGCGGGCAGCGGGTATTGCCCGAAGCCATTATCGTGGCCGTGCACAATACCGACCGAATCCGGGACCTGACACCTACCCACATTGAGTCGGGCCTGTACATGGACCGGCGGGGCGCGGCTACCTCGGGTGGGGGTGAGGCCTTTACCCGCTTTTTGCAGCAGGAGCTGATTCCCCGCATTGACTCGACCTACGCCACGGCTCCCTACCGTATGCTGATCGGCACCTCCCTGGGCGGGCTCTTCGTGGTTAATACGCTGCTGCACCACCCCGACCTGTTTCAGAGCTACGTCGCCATCGACCCGAGCCTGTGGTGGGATGATACCAAGCTGGTGCGGGAGGCCGGCAGTCTGCTGGCCCAGCCCAAATTTGCCGGTAAAACCCTGTACCTGCCCGTGGCTACGGCCTTCAAAGAGGTAGGCGACACGGTGGCCGCCGGAACTCGCAATACTGTGGAGCGCCGCGCCTTTCTGGCCGTCCCCGATTTTATTGCCGAGCTAAAGAAGCACCCCGCCAGCGGCCTGCGGTGGTCGGCCAAATACTACCGCACCGAAGGGCACAACTCCGTGCCCCTGCCCGGTACCTACGACGGACTGCGTCACGCCTTTAGTGCCCACAACCGCCTCTCCATCGACAACGTGGCCCTGCTGGAGCCGGCCGTGAGCAAGCTCAGTCCCAGGGCTATTCAAGATTCGCTGGTGGCGGTGTGCCAGGTAGTTTCCCGGCAGCTGGGCTATACCGTGCGGCCTCCGGAGGCTCTGGTCAACCGCCTGGGCTACACCTATCTGGGCCGGAAAGACCTGGCGGCGGCCCGGGCCTTCTTCCAGCTAAACCAGCAGAACTACCCCGACAGCTTCAACGTCTACGACGCTCTGGGCGACTACTACAGTGCCCTCGGCGACAAGAAGAGCGCCGCCCGGGAGTTCAGCAAAGCCCTGACCATCTATAAGTACCCCGACACCCGGCAAAAGCTGCAGGCCCTGCAAACCAAGGCCGTAGGCAAGGCTGGCCGGTAG